One window of Brevibacillus choshinensis genomic DNA carries:
- the cbpB gene encoding cyclic-di-AMP-binding protein CbpB gives MNQDIPLLHTPIKDLIIASTKVAHVQLGNSIEHALLVLIKSGYSAIPVLDHQYRLHGLISTNMIMNKTLGLERFETEKMSEHTVDEVMDTKIARLKYTDDFLKALEVSINHPFICIEDEEQYFQGILTRKSILALSYRHFRNLPYPNADQQLTTSTE, from the coding sequence ATGAATCAGGATATCCCATTGCTACATACACCCATTAAAGACCTCATCATTGCATCGACAAAAGTAGCTCATGTTCAACTCGGCAACTCGATTGAGCATGCCTTGCTCGTCCTCATCAAATCCGGCTATTCGGCCATTCCCGTTTTGGATCATCAGTATCGCTTGCACGGATTAATCAGCACCAATATGATCATGAATAAAACGCTAGGTCTGGAACGATTTGAAACGGAAAAGATGTCCGAACATACGGTAGATGAAGTCATGGACACCAAGATTGCTCGACTCAAGTACACGGATGATTTTCTAAAAGCATTAGAGGTCTCCATCAACCATCCTTTTATTTGCATTGAAGATGAAGAGCAATACTTCCAAGGGATTCTCACGCGCAAATCGATTTTGGCTCTGTCTTACCGCCATTTTCGCAACTTGCCTTATCCAAATGCGGATCAACAGCTTACAACCTCTACTGAATAA
- a CDS encoding acyltransferase, giving the protein MNNNRKGTFQDLNALFVFGACTVLIIHILGFFIENQADYPWNGDFEAISLILLRFGRSLFIFATGMLLFYWHQKKQMDWAAFWRKRWRVIVFPYMIWTAIFTGFQLQTINPIELAGPFFHSLFTGSSFYHLYYIPLYLQMNVLFFLTKPLIERYMSLKVLVVLFLGQIGLYMLYQALFVDPIWAIDWSANPLLGLIQHSYVAGQNYFYMYIFTFALGAYAGLNLDKWRYWTYRLQSISYAVTIVTGAWIMMRYLNGSKSYADSLNIFDPLYLVYTLSFLIAFYSISRYLGALPTIGKWLSRLAKQNMAIYMVHPLILFLLESYVIFRLDWSTPLIMLAMFVITPPLCIFLYEHTLLSHWTRGGKPKYKPLYRMEAHKA; this is encoded by the coding sequence ATGAATAACAATCGAAAGGGGACTTTTCAGGATCTGAATGCCCTTTTTGTTTTCGGGGCTTGTACGGTTTTGATCATTCACATCCTGGGTTTTTTCATCGAAAACCAAGCCGATTACCCGTGGAACGGCGATTTCGAAGCGATATCCTTGATATTATTGCGGTTTGGCCGTTCCCTGTTTATCTTTGCAACGGGAATGCTCTTGTTTTATTGGCATCAAAAAAAGCAAATGGACTGGGCAGCGTTTTGGCGTAAACGCTGGCGGGTCATCGTTTTTCCATACATGATTTGGACGGCGATCTTTACCGGATTTCAATTACAGACCATCAATCCGATTGAATTGGCTGGACCATTCTTTCACAGTCTCTTTACAGGAAGTTCTTTTTACCACCTGTATTACATTCCGCTCTACTTGCAAATGAATGTCCTGTTCTTTTTGACGAAGCCACTCATTGAACGTTACATGTCTTTGAAAGTTCTGGTTGTTTTGTTCCTTGGACAAATCGGACTATATATGCTCTACCAAGCCCTTTTTGTTGATCCAATCTGGGCGATCGACTGGTCGGCCAATCCGTTGCTTGGCCTTATCCAACACAGCTACGTAGCCGGTCAGAACTATTTCTACATGTACATTTTCACGTTTGCACTCGGCGCTTATGCGGGACTAAACCTGGACAAATGGCGTTACTGGACATACCGGTTGCAATCGATTTCCTATGCCGTTACCATCGTGACTGGGGCATGGATTATGATGCGGTACTTGAATGGTTCGAAAAGCTACGCGGATAGCCTCAATATATTTGACCCACTGTACTTGGTCTACACCTTGAGCTTTCTGATCGCCTTTTATTCCATTTCCCGATATTTAGGCGCTTTACCTACGATCGGAAAATGGTTATCCCGACTCGCGAAACAAAACATGGCCATTTATATGGTGCACCCGTTAATCCTGTTTTTATTGGAAAGCTATGTGATTTTCCGATTGGACTGGTCGACACCACTCATCATGCTGGCGATGTTTGTCATCACGCCACCGCTTTGCATTTTCTTGTATGAACACACGCTCCTCTCCCACTGGACGCGTGGAGGAAAACCGAAATACAAACCGCTTTATCGTATGGAAGCACACAAGGCGTAA
- a CDS encoding lipoate--protein ligase family protein translates to MSFSINQPFNWMDSGTYQGSPLEPLVRDEALAAGMRDHNSPPIIHLWVYDQALYLGRRDAKLPHLEAALRRFGQDGFGCVLRSSGGACVPLDAGVLNVACLLPDTTISIDSFFSFVAQLLSVGLRDYGSIQFGEVAGSYCAGEYDFSLHGKKIGGMAQRRTRYGSILQLCINVDERPRGEWMERFYQVAGLEEMENHKPIPRIDGSTVGSITGLTEKLVTVDDVKARLLSTIRTEWPVSPAPFMVQDDLLRDAQEHLSSRLHLFSYTAKELAAPDWKLPD, encoded by the coding sequence AATTGGATGGACTCGGGTACCTATCAGGGCAGTCCTCTCGAGCCGCTCGTTCGGGATGAAGCATTGGCTGCCGGCATGCGTGATCACAACTCACCGCCTATCATTCATCTCTGGGTGTACGATCAAGCGCTTTACCTGGGACGCCGTGATGCGAAACTACCGCATCTGGAGGCAGCACTGCGTCGCTTTGGTCAAGATGGCTTTGGCTGTGTACTCCGTTCTTCTGGAGGCGCCTGTGTGCCTTTAGATGCCGGCGTGCTGAATGTAGCCTGTTTATTGCCGGATACGACGATCTCGATTGATTCTTTCTTCTCTTTTGTCGCTCAACTACTGTCGGTGGGTTTGCGCGATTACGGATCGATTCAATTTGGCGAAGTAGCCGGCTCTTATTGTGCGGGTGAATACGACTTTTCCCTACACGGCAAAAAAATTGGGGGCATGGCCCAACGACGTACCCGCTATGGCTCGATTCTGCAGCTCTGCATCAACGTGGACGAGCGACCTCGCGGCGAATGGATGGAACGATTTTATCAAGTAGCTGGATTAGAAGAAATGGAGAACCACAAACCCATTCCACGTATTGATGGGTCTACGGTTGGCAGCATAACCGGTTTGACAGAGAAACTCGTTACGGTCGATGATGTGAAAGCTCGCTTGCTTTCCACGATACGTACAGAGTGGCCGGTGTCGCCTGCTCCTTTTATGGTGCAAGATGACTTACTTCGGGATGCTCAGGAACATCTGTCTTCGCGCTTGCACTTGTTTTCCTATACAGCAAAAGAACTGGCTGCACCAGACTGGAAGTTGCCTGATTAA